From the genome of Paralichthys olivaceus isolate ysfri-2021 chromosome 4, ASM2471397v2, whole genome shotgun sequence:
TTGCATGATaacacaaacatcatcaacaatGGTGTAATTAGAAGAGCTAATAACAATAACTTAGTTTTAGTTGGGTGTCATCTCATTATTAGAGAAATAAAGGTTGGCATTCGTTGGGCCACTACATAACATTAATGTGTTAATGAGTTATTTCAACAGAGAAGAAGGAACGAGGGCACAAGGTTTTCTTCGGAAGGAAAGTTGGAGACTTACCCTCGTCTTTCTGCGGGCAATGCCCTTTGatgtgtgtcttttgtgttcTTCAATAAGATATCATATCACAAAGTGAACCAGCTTTGAACTTCAAGCTTTGTTTCTTCATTCAGAGCTCCTCTACTGCTGTGCCGGAAAAAAGGCCTAATCATTTTTCTCTGTATGAGTCGCTGGGGATTCTTTAAAGCCCCCTGGCTTTGATAGAGATAACATTAAGATAATTGGACATTATGTAAATGATGACTCACAGTTCGAGTTGCAATCTGAGGGGAAACTGAGAGCTTTTTAACTCCCTAACACACCAGCGCTGTCCTTTGGATTTGACATTCACCCTTTAAAACCCATGGCTCTTCTGCACAGTAGCAGGACCTGACAGATTATAAAAGCACTTTCCTCACTGGACAAAATACATTGTATGAATTAATTAACACAAACTTCTTTCCTGTGTACAGCTTTCCCCTTTTTGCAGCCGCActtgtaaaatgtctgaatTCAGCATGACCTCAACGAATGTCCCaccaaaaacaataaactgtGGGACATGGCTACTTCCTGAGTAATTGACATCCCACTCAAAGAGCCAATCCAGAATTTATTAAGCTTGTTTAAGGGCATAAAGCTTTGATTAAATATACTTTATGCCTTTGTGTCAACATGTGAGTCACCTAAGCTGCTTTTCAGATACAGTATGCACTGAACCTTAAATAATCTCTTGACCTTCTCTGAAGAGCCTGTatatgagaacacaaatgtccaagtgagaggtTTCTCAAACTAGCCCCCCAgtaaaaaacaagtaaaaacttCTGAgaatgtccaaatgagcccatgtgagaacagcAGGAGCAGATCTGGAGGATTCACTGCGAGTatgtgggcgtgttgatgatatTTCTAATGTGTGGCagaagcaaaatgaaaacaaacatctcaggatgaaaaagcagtgccACATGTGCAAAAGACACTAATGAAGATGTCAAAAAAGCTTTTGCTgatcaacaaaaacatgatttccacagcagaattattAAATCACATCCTGGCTCTGGCCTGCTGTACCCCGCCTCACCTGAACAGAGACCTTTGTTTTGAACTTATCTGAGCAAAGAATGCTgctgttcatatgtgaaaggcaaactccagagaatggcCGGACCCAATTGTGTGGACAttgtccagagttcatgtcGGAAAACGGCTTTAGTTTGAGAGCTAAGTAAAGAGATGTTTTGATTCCAGGAAATGAGCTTGGAAATCAAACGTATGAGTGAGATGAGGATGGGGGCTTACAAGTATGATTCAATGAGTCTGGTTCATGTGTCAATACCCAATTTTAGCCCCACTTGGGCTCTGAAATTGggttagaaaaaacaaaagctccCATGACCTTAACTTTACCATTAAATAGAACGTGTTTCATGAATCATAGCACCAGCCGATTGATTCCACTGGCCTATGAAGGAGGTGTATCACATGAATACAGTTTATACAGCATTTTGCTTCCctgcagaaagagaggagatgTCGACACATTTAATCATTTACGCTCGATCAATAGTGGCCAGTTCAGGCTTCAGGGTTCATATTAATTTACTGCACTGTGATTCCTAAGTGTTTCAAAACATGttcattttaactttatattttatgcTTTTGACCTGCAACCAATACGGAAAAAACAGTCTTCCATTTTTGCACTTTCATCCTGCTGCCATTGAGAAGTCAAATTTTCCATAAGGAAGTGAAAGCTAATCTGTTGCACAGTATTTACAGCCACTTCACTACTAATTCTCTGCCTTGCTGCCATGTTTCAGGGGAGACGTGGATGTGTCGGCTGTGTGCCAGTACCAGGTCGGCGATGTGAAGAAAGTGTTTGAAGGATCCTACAAGGAGTACAGGGAGGCATCTCAGAGGTGGGGACGCTACACCGGTGCTGTCCCTGTCCCACGGCCTGGATCGGTAAGAAACTGGGAACGCTGTTTTGGCACATGCAGATATTCAGGAAGCAAGAAAGGATGATTATAAGCtgaagaaaaatgcatttttatataATGATTTGGTGCATCTGCTTTTTGATCTATAACTGCATCATAAAAGGAGGGATGAGTCGGCAGGAAAAGGATGgaagtgaaataaatgtgagAGCAAGGGAAGTAAGGGCAGAATGGCAATGGAAGTGAAAAACAGCAAAAGCTGGCAAGACATAAAAAGCTAAGAATGTAATGATCCAGGACGAAAGgaaaagaggcagaggaagggTAGTAACGGCAGGCGGAGGTGAGAGCAAGAgcaaagaaagatggagagggggGCAGTCACAGCTCAGCCAGCTAACCATGCCAGCCTACGCCAGCTGCAGCTAAGaagtttcctcctctttctccttcttggCCTCTCTCACTCTTCCTTTCGTCCTGTCCCTCCGTTCTTTCTCTGCTCGCTCCATTTCCCTCCCCTGTCTCTCCGTCCTgctctgtctgtgctgcagtgtgtaaCTAACTCAGACAGGGAGAACGGCTACAACAGCTCACTGCAGCTGCCCGACGCCACGCTCAACTTTGCCAAGAAGCACCCGCTGATGGACGACAAAGCTCTGGCGCGCCCCCTGCTGCTCACCAAGGGCGTCAACTTCACCAGGCTGGCAGTAGATCGTGTTAGCGCCCTGGACCAGCGGGCGTACAACATGCTATTCATTGGCACAGGTACAAATCGCACTGGGGATTACGTTATTGGCAAAAACACAATAGCCTATTAAAAATATCAGGTATTGTTCAAGGTTCTGAGCATCCATCAACTCTTCACACTTATTCATACTTTCACCTACAACTTCCTCAACCATATTAGCTCATCCTTTTCAGAGCTttttagttcaacttcaggttTCGTGCTCTTTTCTGACTTCAAAGTTTTATGTTGGCGTGTGATGCGTGGAATCTTCAGATCTGGAGGGCAGTGATGTCACCTCCTCTTCAGCCCATGAACATACTGACATTTCAGTgctaatttaaaaatatcataATGTGTTTACAGGGTTTTCACTTGCAGTTTATAACAAAACCAAATATACAGAAATGTTCTCCAGTTAATTTAGCCTTTATAAAGTTGTTTGAGACAAAGCCTCTTTAATAAACACAGCAGGCCAAGAGAATCCCACACTCTCCAGCCTACAGCTTTAAAGATGACATTAGTGTTGAATCATCACCCACGTAATCcagtatatacatacataaactgaacacacatatatacacacactcacacatgtttGTGAAAAAGTCCTTACAACATATATTTCATAATAATGTCCCAATACAGAGCATTTGACCTTATGACTACAGAATCtatagaatgtttttttttgtcaatgtgGAATTGATAATAAATTCTAGCTACTTACTTACTTCTTAGTCTCCCTCCCTATTTCGCTATTACCTTAtagtgtgggggtgggggtttgGGGGGAGGTACAGACAGCATGTGTTGTAGGGATGAAAGTGTACAGTCCATGGCAGCAGACAGGAACAGGTACTGGCATTAGGAATGGTGACACAAACAACACCAGCCATCTGGCCACACTTCAGATGGGTTTCAATTAACAGCTTGATTTGCATGGTGAGATCCGTCTTCATGCATCAAATGAAACATCGACGTCTGCACGACTTAATTATTAACTCTGTTCAGTGGCCACCGGGCCCATATGCAGGTGTCCTGTTGTGGCATGGACCTGAAATCAGAACCTGAAAGTTGAATAACACAGATCTGACAGTGGATTCCAGGGGATGTGAGTTTGAATGTAGCCAGTCTCATGAATGGAGAGATTCAACTACTTACCATTCAggccactgcagcagcagggtgACTGTGGCAACTCACAGTGTGACAACAGCGGACTCATGGCTACTCTGCTGGCAAGCAGAGCGGCCAACCCgaacacactaatacacacacacacacagactcacaaaggtaccacacacacaaactgatacgcacacatacatgcgcagattcacacactcacactctctgaGCCAAGGGCAGTCGTCCCCTCTTGTCGTGCTTCACAGCACAAACTCAACAGGGCCCCTGGCAGACGTACGCTCATGGTGCCAATTGGGCTGTGGGCTTGATTAGCTATTAGCTGCAGCGTAGCGACAGCTGatgtggaaaaaagagagagaggtggcgCCTGTCTAGGCAGCTTTTCAGAAAAAGCAGGACCTAGACAAACCAGGAGAAAAACCTGGATTGAGGGATTAAATGACACAGGTCCCTGAAGCCGCGAGAGGCGAGCGTGGTGATATGTCTGCTGCTGgttatgcagtgtgtgtgtgtgtgtgtgtgtgtgtgtgtgtgtgtgtgtgtgtgtgtgtgtgtgtgtgtgtgtgtgtgtgtgtgtgtgtgtgtgtgtgtgtgtgtgtgtgtgtgtgtgtatttcctcTTCTTAAGCCTCCTGTTGGCTACAGGGTCCACGCTCATATTATCTGTGACAGTCTCTTAATCGAGAGGACCACACGGGAAAAGCCCGAGTCACGTTGACAGATCAAGGTCACCCCGGCAGCTGTGCCTGAAACGCCTTTTATCACAGGGGGAGCTAAACTTGTTCACAATGCCCTATATGAAAGAAACACAGgatctcctcttccttctcctgcAGCACCAGCTCCCCATACACACCCTTTGAAAAAAGTCTTCAAGTGTCTTTGATAATATTTCCTTTACCCGAGGTGCTAAAAGGCCTCTAACAGCGTCTCCACTCTTAAATTTGCCTTTAAATTGTTCTTCGCTGAGATGGACTCGCAAATGCAGCTGCAGGTTCTGGCAGCAGAAGTTGTTTCCTCCCTCATTTTCCGTCTTGCTCGGTTTCAGGGTGGCATGACATTTCAGTGCGGCTGGTGTGAAGAGTTTGACAAATTGAAGCTGATGAAAGTTGCAGACAACTTGATGACACGAGTTTCATGAATTCACAAAGAGAATCTGACATTTCCTAAGAGcacttttttcttgtgtaacaCAAAGATAtcaaaaaatcattacaattgaTAAGTAGACAAGGATTAGAACATACAGACTTTTCTCCCAGTTTATTATTAGCTAGCTACTACTATTAACTTGTGCTCATTAATAACATTATTGCATCTATAAGTATCACTACTATTATCTTgattacaacaaccagtctgacagtggttgtccctgctctctctctctctctctctctctttctctctctctctctctctctctctctctctgtattccACTTTGTTGCTGCCTACTCACTGTCTGTCATGATTTACTGGAGCAGCTAAATATCTTTAAACCGGCTGCTCGGTtgttaacaaacacaacaagaaaaGATCACATCCCCCTGTCTTAGCCTCTCCTCACTGCTCACCAGTCAGTTTAAAATGGATCTTCCTGATCACCTATAAAACACTCCATGATTCAGTCTCCAGTATACATCGCTGATTTACTGCTCCTGTGTGCCTCAGATACTCAGGCATAGCTCTGCTGGCTGCTCATCAGTCCCAGCTCAGGACTAAAGGTGACCAGGCTTTTTTACTCAAGGCCCCTGAGCTCTGGAACTCTCTGCCCCAGGATCTGAAGCTTGTGACATCTTTTAAATCACTCCTTAAACTAGAGTGGCTCTCAGTAGAgcccacacctccaccaaggcccaacagtacCCTTCAATTTAATCAAGCCACATAATTGCAGAAACCcatcagttctctaaatatgTATGTGAAAATTTGTCAAGATTTATAAATGTTCTCTGGCAAAttcctggagaaaaaaaacatctcatccatgtctcatccttccaccaagattTATGGAAATCagctcagtagtttttgcataatcatgctgactaataaaaacacacaaccaacgaacaaacaaaccaacagacaggggcaaaaaattattttaacaaaaagCCTTTTAGTGATCCTAGTACATCCCTAATCTCATTTGCCTAAGTgatgaaatatataatatatataaagaaagttaattattatattattattattattattaagcaTTAAACCTTTAGCACTGCATTCACTTGATTGGGCATTGGGCAGTCACTATAGTTTACGAGCAGCAGCTAAAGAAAGTGTTTGTTAGCAATGCACGATGAGTTTGttcttaaatatttaaacacattgtcACAGCatctgaggtgtgtgtttgtgtatcatAATATATCATCATGCATATTTAAATGAGCTGCTCGGCACTCACGGTGTGAGTTGCTGAATATTTTAGGAAATCATCAATATTTAAGTGAAATCCTGTGCACTCACAGATGTTTGTTTACACATCTTTAATATTCAAATTGAGTGGTGCACTgtcataggtgtgtgtgtgtgtgtgtgtgttaatttatTATAGAATGTCTTTATTATTCAAGtgaattgtgtttgtgtagtttttgaTATAATATCAATGATATTTAAATGAGCTGCTCggctgtgttttttgtttgtagttgGATTCATCTGAGTTTTCGAGCTATTAGTttgaaaatacatgtttttatgcATGTCGTGAAAAATTGCCCTGAAGGGATGGGGAAAGTCCATTACACTGAAGTGAACTTGAATTGAGAGTTTGATTGAGCACAACAGATGTGAAGTGAGCtgaatctctctgtctctgtgctgcagcggAGGGCTggctgcagagagtggtgatCATCGGCTCTGAGGCCCATGTGATCGAGGAGATCCAGCTGTTTGAGACAGGACAGCCGGTGGACAGCCTGACCATCTCCCACTCCAAGGTAAGGAAACGGGGAGAGTATGTCCCTCAGTCATTTCAAGCAATAGCTAGAGACTTTGAGATGAACATACCAGTGGGACTCATGAAAACATGGGTATAATGTCTGCCCTGCGGGGGCACTTTCAAGTCAAGGACATTCTCTCTTGATAGTTTTAGCAGGGTTAGCTTGAATTGGGCTAGGACACTTAAAATCTTTTCTAAAAAATCCTGCATTACAATGACTGACTGGAGGCATggggtttttaaaaatatgaggGTATGCCACACAGAGAGTGTCTAAAACATTCCAGTTTTAGGTGAGCCAAGCAGCTAGTAAAAAAATTCAGAAAGCTTGACTTTGTTGAAATTTGACAAATTAACATCTTTCTTGTGTTTCCCTCAATCCTATGGTTCTAAACTAGTGGAAAGTGTACTATCCAACCTCATTGCAAGGAAAATATATGTTTCAAACATGCTGCAGTAGGAGTCCAAGTGAAAAGGACGTCATAGACTGGAGGAAGATGTGACTGAGTCCACACAAAACAAGCATTAAAATGCAAAAGGTTTTTCAAAATTGTGTAGGTTTTATTTGTCCAGTATGTTACACTGATTAAATGACTTggctttttgtttaaaaaaaatgttagaGCTTTCATTAGCAGCaattctatttgtttttgtattgacCAGTTAACAAAGCAGTATGTGAACAGATCACTGGGTGTAAATACACCATGTCAGCATTCACTGTTAAAAATGAGCTGATTTGCTCAAGTTTTGTAAATTTAACACTGTTCTTCCTGTTCCTTCCCGACTGACCAGTACATGTGGTTCTACTCTTCATTTGACCAAATTCCTCAAAAGCAGCTCACATTTCTGTTGCATCACTAATTTATTGGTATTCTGTGATATCCGCCGAActttgtctgttgtgtgttgacACACTTACAATCATGGCTAGGTCGGGTGGCACTCAGCAGATGTTTTTTATCAACACTGCCTTTTTTCAGATCAAGTGTTACCTCGCTTCATGAATTCAAAACTCTCTTCACAATAACAGTAATTACAATCCTTCACCATGGTGGGGGAATTGAACCTCTGCCCCTGTTGTTTTCTCGATCTCCTGGCCCTGTCAACTGAGCCTGAGTGTTGATTCCGGCCGTGTCCCTGTGGCTCCCCAATGGCGTGTCTGCAGATCGATGCAATTTTGATGGGGTTTGCCCCGCCCGAAAGCCTACTGCTTATCTCATTAATACTGGCTTAGCTGCGACCAGACATTTTATAACAGCTTTTGCGAAAAAGAGCGCAAGCCAGATTGGATTGGAAGAGGGTCGAGGGAGTGAATGTTATTGTAATTGAGAGTCATTATCCCATTATCTCCTCTAACCCCAAACTAAGTCACTctccctgtcttcctctctgtttatctttcctttttttttttttttttttttcatctctctctggtttctgtttctggaTGGCTGGATCTGTTCTTTGTCTTCCTTcttctcacttcttcttctctctctgtttctctgtagaAGTACTTGTATATCGGCTCTCGGTCTGAAGTTCTCCAGCTGCCCTTGGCCAACTGCAGCCGCTATCAGTCACAGCCAGACTGTCTTCTCGCCCGGGATCCTTACTGCGCCTGGGACAGTGAGGGTCGGGCCTGCGTCCGCATTGACCTCCACCGCAGGTTAGACCCAAGTGTATCCATTCGTACCAAGATATATAGATTCAAACCAGTAAAGctgttattgatattattaaGGAAGCTGCTGAGCACAAATAGTAGATAGACCTTTGAAAGTCTTTAGATATGATGTGTCCTCTGTATGTTTGTAATGAATGCATATAAGCAGCTCCTAACTTATAACAGACTTTCACTCTGAAGCTATTCAGTAAAATCCTCACTGCTTCACactttgctgtgatttctcctCTCGGctttgtgaaataaatgttagAATGAAAACCACACAATCTGTGGTGAGGGAGGAAATGTCTGCATATCAAGGAGGGATTTCTGAGTCATGCGACTGCCTTTAGAGTGAGACTGATTTTTGTCTTCCTTGTGAGTCGTTGGATATTATCTTCTGTAAGATTTGGTTTGAAGAGTTTTTCTATAGATTGAGGTTATTTGGAGTTATGAGTATTAGCttgacacacatacatatattgGTGTAGTCTTGGCTGCAGCACTCACGATGGAAACATCCCTGAGGTCCATTATTAATGTTCcgctctgctctctgctgtttccactccagctccccctcctccttgtCACAGGACCTCACGCTGGAAAGGTTCAGCCGGGGAAAAGCCAAGTTCGATAAGCCCGTCTCCATTCCTAGCCCCGGTGAGTATGGGGCCACATCTCAGTAGTGGCCCCTTGTGGGAATTGTCTGTCAGTGCTGAATACAAGTTTGTAGCAAAAAAGAGGacattgaatatatttgaatTGAGCTGAAGAAGTTGAATTAATTTGCTGCCGTAGAATATGATATGGGGATATGATAATTCTTAACGCTCTTCTCTGCTCTTCCCTCTACTTCTCCTTTCCCTCTGCAGAGCACTCCCGTCTGAGGAACGTTACAGTGGTGGTGGGCTCTGACATGGTGCTGCCCTGCCAACTGGTCTCCAACCTGGCGCAGCCCTACTGGGTTCTCAATGACCGTGAGCTCCAGTTGGGAGACCCAGAGGCTGGAGGGCCACGCTTTGACCGTACCCTCAAAGCCCTCGTAATCCCCGAAGCGGGCCAGATGCAAGCCGGCCGCTACATCTGCTACTCTGAGGAGCAGGGGGTCAAGTTTCAGACAGAGCGCTACCAGGTGGCCGTCGTTGCCAGTGCCCCGGTCTTCATGGAGGCACGGGCTCCAGACAGCAGCATGGGGCTATTCTGGGTGCTGGTCATCACCCTCGGAGTGGCGTGCCTGCTGCTCCTCGTAGCAGCTCTTTACCTGCGTAGGAGGCTGAAGCTGGCGCTAGGAAAAGGTGCAGACATGAAGCCTCTTGAGAGCACCCTGGTGTATCCCATCACTCTGCCCAAGGAGCCACCCACCTTTGTTCCAAGCAAGATGCCCAGTGACGAGGACCGCTTCTGGGAAACAGGCGCCAACTACTACTACTCGGATGGCTCACTGAAGATCGTTCCCGGTCACGCCCTGGGGCCAAACAGTGTCAGCAGCACGGCGTCACCCAGCGCCATTCCCGGCCAGCCCATTCACTCCCCCAGCCGTCTCAGCCTTACCAATATCCGAGGCTCCGGTAGCAACGGCTACATCCGCCTCAACCTGAGCAcagcaggggaggagagggCTAGCGGAGCTGGCGCTGGGGCCGGCGGGCTGGGAGGCCTCGGCATGGGCGGGAACGACTACTCCAGCCCCTTCAAGGAAGAGCTGAGACGCACCCTGCAACAGAGAAGCGTGCTGCCCGACGCAAACCCAGAGGAGTCGTCCGTCTAGGcccatcctcctctgtcttcattCCCTGAgttggaaaaacaaatcaaccaaccTACCTCCATCCTTGTGAGGAtgcctgctctctctctatttcaTTGACAAGCTGTCAATTCCCCAtgcactctttctctctctcgctccgcCGATGCCCGTTTG
Proteins encoded in this window:
- the sema4c gene encoding semaphorin-4C — its product is MGTDMGGTKVLLVVILVGWEKAMGLNWNPMPRKTVRYQDVLDSMARFSVQGVSNYSMLTLSDHERVLYVGAREALFALDPNDISRQLRPQIDWPAPQDKKRECVAKGKNNQTECFNYIRFLQSYNHTHLYTCGTYAFQPKCTYVNADYFTLKIAALEDGKGKCPYDPAKGHTGLIVDRELYSATLNNFLGTEPVILRNLGQQHYSMKSEYLPAWLNEPDFVGSALVRESSGSKEGDDDKIYFFFSERALELDCDTELTVARVARVCSGDLGGTRTLQKKWTTFQKARLECSLPERHVSFNNLRAVFTLPGQDWRGTTFYGIFHAQWGDVDVSAVCQYQVGDVKKVFEGSYKEYREASQRWGRYTGAVPVPRPGSCVTNSDRENGYNSSLQLPDATLNFAKKHPLMDDKALARPLLLTKGVNFTRLAVDRVSALDQRAYNMLFIGTAEGWLQRVVIIGSEAHVIEEIQLFETGQPVDSLTISHSKKYLYIGSRSEVLQLPLANCSRYQSQPDCLLARDPYCAWDSEGRACVRIDLHRSSPSSLSQDLTLERFSRGKAKFDKPVSIPSPEHSRLRNVTVVVGSDMVLPCQLVSNLAQPYWVLNDRELQLGDPEAGGPRFDRTLKALVIPEAGQMQAGRYICYSEEQGVKFQTERYQVAVVASAPVFMEARAPDSSMGLFWVLVITLGVACLLLLVAALYLRRRLKLALGKGADMKPLESTLVYPITLPKEPPTFVPSKMPSDEDRFWETGANYYYSDGSLKIVPGHALGPNSVSSTASPSAIPGQPIHSPSRLSLTNIRGSGSNGYIRLNLSTAGEERASGAGAGAGGLGGLGMGGNDYSSPFKEELRRTLQQRSVLPDANPEESSV